One Astatotilapia calliptera chromosome 1, fAstCal1.2, whole genome shotgun sequence DNA segment encodes these proteins:
- the LOC113027676 gene encoding AP-2 complex subunit alpha-2: MPAVSKGDGMRGLAVFISDIRNCKSKEAEIKRINKELANIRSKFKGDKALDGYSKKKYVCKLLFIFLLGHDIDFGHMEAVNLLSSNKYTEKQIGYLFISVLVNSNSDLIRLINNGIKNDLASRNPTFMNLALHCIANVGSREMAEAFASEIPRVLVAGDTMDSVKQSAALCLLRLNRTSPDLVPMGEWTTRVVHLLNDQHLGVVTAATSLITTLAQKNPDDFKTSVSLAVARLSRIVTSASIDLQDYTYYFVAAPWLSVKLLRLLQCYPPPEDAALRSRLTECLETILNKAQEPPKSKKVQHSNAKNAVLFEAIALIIHHDSEPTLLVRACNQLGQFLQHRETNLRYLALESMCTLASSEFSHEAVKTHMETVINALKTERDVSVRQRAVDLLYAMCDRSNAKQIVAEMLSYLETADYSIREEIVLKVAILAEKYAVDYTWYVDTILNLIRIAGDYVSEEVWYRVIQIVINRDDVQGYAAKTVFEALQAPACHENLVKVGGYILGEFGNLIAGDSRSSPLVQFNLLHSKFHLCSVPTRALLLSAYIKFINLFPEVKATIQDVLRSDSQLRNADVELQQRAVEYLRLSCIASTDILATVLEEMPPFPERESSILAKLKKKKGPGKLPDMDDSRRSVNGSTEHSENTDTTNKSSTHSFTDVLNLNPAPSSGANLLIDVFSESSAPAAATDVSEENFPRFVCKNNGVIYENQLLQIGLKSEYRQNLGRMYVFYGNKTSTQFLSFSSSVSSSDALKSQLNVHSKAVDPVIEGGAQMQQILNIECVSDFSDAPVLNIQFRYGGALQNIAVKLPVMLNKFFQPTEMMSQDFFQRWKQLGAPQQEVQKIFKAKHPMDTEVAKAKILGFGVALLDGVDPNPANFVGAGVVHTKTTQVGCLLRLEPNMQAQMYRLTLRTSRDSVSQRLCELLSEQF, encoded by the exons ATGCCGGCGGTGTCTAAAGGGGACGGGATGCGCGGACTGGCCGTGTTCATCTCCGACATCAGGAACT GTAAAAGTAAAGAGGCCGAGATAAAGAGGATAAACAAGGAGCTGGCAAACATCCGCTCCAAATTTAAAG gAGACAAGGCGTTGGATGGCTACAGTAAAAAGAAGTATGTCTgcaagctgctcttcatcttCCTTCTGGGCCACGACATCGACTTCGGGCACATGGAGGCCGTCAACCTCCTGAGCTCCAACAAGTACACGGAGAAGCAGATC GGTTACCTCTTCATCTCAGTGCTGGTCAACTCCAACAGCGACCTGATCCGCCTCATCAACAACGGCATCAAAAACGACCTCGCCAGCCGCAACCCCACCTTCATGAACCTGGCCCTGCACTGCATCGCCAACGTGGGCAGCAGAGAGATGGCGGAGGCGTTCGCCTCGGAGATTCCCAGAGTCTTAGTGGCCGG GGACACGATGGACAGCGTGAAGCAGAGCGCAGCTCTGTGTCTGTTACGGCTCAACAGGACGTCGCCCGACCTCGTGCCCATGGGCGAATGGACCACACGGGTCGTCCATCTGCTGAACGATCAGCACCTG GGCGTGGTGACGGCAGCCACCAGCCTCATCACCACTCTGGCCCAGAAGAATCCGGATGACTTTAAGACCTCCGTGTCACTGGCGGTGGCCCGGCTCAGCAGG ATCGTGACGTCGGCGTCCATCGACCTGCAGGACTACACGTACTACTTTGTGGCTGCCCCGTGGCTGTCCGTCAAACTGCTGCGCCTGCTGCAGTGCTACCCTCCTCCAG AGGACGCCGCTCTGAGAAGTCGTCTCACCGAGTGTTTAGAGACCATCCTCAATAAAGCCCAGGAACCTCCGAAGTCCAAGAAGGTCCAACACTCCAACGCCAAGAACGCCGTTCTGTTTGAAGCCATCGCCCTCATCATCCACCATGACAG CGAGCCCACCCTGTTGGTACGAGCCTGTAACCAGCTGGGCCAGTTCCTCCAGCACAGAGAAACCAACCTCCGTTACCTGGCGTTGGAGAGCATGTGCACGCTGGCCAGCTCCGAATTTTCCCACGAGGCCGTGAAGACGCACATGGAGACTGTGATCAACGCTCTGAAG ACGGAGAGAGATGTGAGTGTTCGCCAGCGCGCCGTGGATCTGCTCTACGCCATGTGCGACCGCAGCAACGCCAAGCAGATCGTGGCAGAGATGCTTAGCTACCTGGAGACCGCCGACTACTCCATCAGAGAGGAGATA GTGCTCAAAGTGGCCATCCTGGCGGAGAAGTACGCCGTGGACTACACCTGGTACGTGGACACCATCCTGAACCTGATCCGCATCGCTGGGGACTACGTCAGCGAGGAGGTCTGGTACCGCGTCATCCAGATCGTCATAAACCGAGACGACGTCCAAGGTTACGCCGCCAAGACCGTGTTTGAG GCGCTGCAAGCCCCCGCCTGCCACGAGAACCTGGTGAAGGTGGGCGGGTACATCCTGGGGGAGTTCGGTAACCTGATTGCTGGTGACTCGCGCTCCAG ccCTCTGGTCCAGTTCAATCTCCTTCACTCCAAGTTCCACCTGTGCTCTGTGCCGACTCGGGCGCTGCTGCTGTCGGCGTATATCAAGTTCATCAACTTGTTTCCAGAAGTGAAAGCCACCATCCAGGACGTCCTGCGCTCCGACAGCCAGCTGCGCAACGCAGACGTGGAGCTTCAGCAGCGAGCCGTCGAGTACCTGAGGCTCAGCTGCATCGCCAGCACCGACATCCTG GCCACCGTCCTGGAGGAAATGCCGCCGTTCCCGGAGAGGGAGTCCTCCATTCTGGCcaagctgaagaagaagaaaggaccCGGAAAACTGCCAGACATGGACGATAGTCGCCGCAGCGTCAACGGCAGCACGGAGCACAGCGAGAACACCGACACCACGAACAAG AGCTCCACCCACTCTTTTACGGATGTCCTGAATCTAAACCCCGCCCCCTCATCAGGAGCCAATCTGCTCATCGACGTGTTTTCCGAGAGCTCCGCCCCCGCTGCAGCCACAGACGTATCGGAGGAGAACTTCCCCAG GTTTGTTTGTAAGAACAACGGCGTGATCTACGAGAACCAGCTGTTACAGATCGGGCTGAAGTCTGAGTACCGGCAGAACCTCG GTCGCATGTATGTGTTCTACGGAAACAAGACGTCCACCCAGTTCCTCAGCTTCTCCTCCTCAGTGAGCAGCAGCGACGCACTCAAGTCTC AGCTGAACGTCCACTCGAAGGCGGTCGACCCCGTGATAGAGGGCGGAGCTCAGATGCAGCAGATCCTGAACATCGAGTGTGTGTCAGACTTCAGCGATGCGCCGGTGCTCAACATCcagttcag GTATGGTGGGGCCCTGCAGAACATCGCTGTGAAGCTCCCCGTGATGCTCAACAAGTTCTTCCAGCCCACAGAGATGATGTCGCAGGACTTCTTCCAGCGCTGGAAGCAGCTCGGAGC TCCTCAGCAGGAGGTCCAGAAAATCTTCAAAGCCAAACACCCGATGGACACCGAGGTCGCCAAGGCCAAG ATTTTAGGTTTCGGTGTCGCTCTGCTGGACGGCGTCGATCCCAATCCTGCGAACTTTGTCGGAGCGGGAGTCGTTCACACGAAGACCACTCAGGTGGGCTGCCTGCTCAGACTGGAGCCCAACATGCAGGCTCAg ATGTACCGCCTCACGCTCCGGACCAGCAGGGACTCGGTGTCTCAGAGACTCTGCGAGCTGCTCTCAGAGCAGTTTTAG